From the Conger conger chromosome 13, fConCon1.1, whole genome shotgun sequence genome, the window TAAGAGTGAAAGCAACAATACTTAGTCTCTGCTGGAGAGGCCCAAACCACTTCATGACATTACTGCCTGGAAGTGTAGCCCTGAAGGCCATTAATACCACTATTGTTTTCCCCAGAACACAagagatgcagaggacaaaggtgATCCCAAACGCAGTGTGGCGCAGCATACAGGACCATGCAGATGGCCGGCCGATGAAGGTAAGAGAGCAAAGGAAACACAGTTTCAATGAAAAGACcagcaggaagctcagctctgagttGTTGGCTTTCACAATAGGAGTGTCCCTGTGTCTATAAAACACAGCCGCCACCATGACGGACATGCAGGCCCCAATCACTGAACATGCTGCCAGGATGATCCCCAGAACCTCATGGAAGGACAAGAACTCAACAGGCTTGGGTACACATTCATCCTTCTCAGCATTTGACCAGTAATCAGCTGAACAGGTGATGCAGTCCAGGGAATCTGcacaaaagagagaaaagcagaATGTTCAGTAATGTGCTGAAGGGGTCAAGGCATTAAAAAATCATTCCACCTAAATTAAATTCATCAATATTGTCTGAAATAAGCACATAGTGTGCCCTCCATCATGTGAGAGCCTGCACAATAcattgataaaaatatatattcagaatttatttttgatAAATGCAACATAGATTGAACTGTTCCTGCTCCTATGTACCTGTAGCATTGCTGATTTCTCCCtcagcacagggcacacagtcaTAGCAGCAGACTGGCCTTCCTCTCTGCACAGCCTTCCGAGTACCTGGGGGacagctctcactgcacactgacacaggcacctTCAAACAAATATCACAGCAAAAGACATGGAGCCAACTCTGACATGCCACCCTATCTGTctaatgaaattatatttcaatgtGAAATGACCTGTAGTTGGCCACCTGCCCAGGTAATGTTCTTCTTCATGAAGAACACTTGTCCATCTGGAGCGGATGCATCATAGTGGCCCACGGTCACAAACTGCATGTGCCCATCCTTCACCTGCCAGTTCACCAACTCATAAATAGCCACTGGATCTCCATTGGAATCGAAAGAGACTTTGTACCCATTCCTGGTGAAGTTCACTTTTCTCAAGTACTCTGTGACCTGATGGGATGGATTCAGAGGGCTGATAGTAGACCTGCTAGCAGCCAGTCAACCTCCATGTTTACCATCCACTCAGTTTTGTCCTCTGTCTTATAGGGTTGGGCGGTTTCACGGTGTTATAGTATCATGCGATAAAATATAATCTTGACGGTCTCCACGTCAATACCGCCAAAAGAATTATGCCACAGTTGTCGTATGTTACATTCAAAACTCCCATATTTCATTATTGTTCTATCGGCAAGCATACCGGCTTGCCATTTGCCTTTCATCTAATTTATGTGTCTTTATGTTTTAATTCTAAGAATTATTTTGTGCTGATGCACTTAAGTCgactctttttttaatttatcctGTTAGGCTATACaaacatgcactgtgtttctgttcattcattctaCCTAAAAGCTAATTGTTATTGTGTAATTAATACCCGATGATGAAAAATCTCTTTTCTGTTCTGAAATTATatggacacattttttttagcCTGCATTTATTTCCCGAAAGGGAATAAAATTATTGCAGTTCATCCTTTAATCTATCTAaattccatttcatgttttaggctATCTGTCAAATGTTAGCTTGTAATGTTACGTTGCTTTGTTTATCACTTTGCTTTGTAGTAAGCTAGCTGTATGGTGGGCGTATGGTTTTGATAAATGGTGCACTTTTCTTGCTTGTTGAATGATACATGGTTGATATGCTCGATCACGCAAATTAACAcattttgttgatgttgtttgTTCAAAGTAACATTATAGCAAAGGGCCTTGTTCCTAACCGCATCACTGTCGTGGCAATAATAACAGTAAACACCCTCTGCTGGAGGCCTAATATTgcttattatataatattacgAATGGTATTTGGTATTATCAGCCGTGTCCTCCAGCCATGTTAGGGCCATGTTAGTTTTTAAACAGTGAAACCGTGTATCATGGTAAAATTTGGGGACgttttaacagtttaaaaaattggatggggtgtctcggtggcgcagcctgttgagcactgaccgcatgctcattgcgagccgcgacgtcggcggttcgaatccgaccgtccgacatttgtcgcatgtcttcccctctctcccgctcccattcttcctgtctctctgtactatatactgtctaaaagctgaaaaaggcctaaaaaatatctttaaaaaaaaaaaaaaagaccggCCAACCCTAGCCTCTTATCTGTACCTTTCCCAGGTTCTTACACCTAGCATGAAAATAATCAGCCTTTTCAGATTCACCATGGATATATCCTACTTTTAATATTTTGCTGTAGTTGCATTTTGCAGGTTAAACTGGGCTTGCTGATTGATTATGTGTAATCTGCATTATAACATTGAATACTCTGTAAATCAAActgggtaataataataataataataataataataataataataataataataaatgtggaTATCCAGTTATCCATTATAGTTGACATTGTGGAATGGACTGTTTACCTGCCATGGCTCAATTTGGATACTAGCGTTGCAGTGGGGTGGAGTGTTTGATTCTTCTGTGCAGATGATGCTGTGCATGGCGTGGGCTATTGCATACACAGCCTTGTATACCATGTTAGAGATGCGTAGCTGGGATGTGTCTGTGTAGGGATTCTGCAGGTCTCGCAGATTCTGTTTTCCATCACATGGTTTCCGACCTGGTGCAGTCTGAATTCCCCCCAGGCTGCAGCCAAAAGCACTCTCCCAGAACTCAGTAAGGAGGGGTGAGTTGGAAACTTGTGCCGGCTCCAGGTCCAGCAGGAAGTCTCGCAGCCCCGGAATGACTGAGCGGCGGATGCCGAAGCCAATGGCTCCGGCGAATAGACGGAACCGCAGCATCTTCCGATCAGTGACCCAGGCCTCACTCCCAATCCACTGTAGTGGGGGCAGTGCCTTGCCTTCCAGCTCTGACAGCAAGACCAACAAGTCACCTGAGGCAATGAATGCCACAATAACGCGGGCTGTGGACCTGCGGATGACCTCTGCCACACGTTGCACTTTTGCACGGGGGTTGGTCCTGTAGAATGCCTCGGAGTACTCCACACAGATGCCCTCTGCCTGCGCTGCCTGCAGGAAGGCGGCCATCCCATTGTTCCCGTAGTCTGAGTCACTCCGCACTGCTCCAATCCACATCCAGCCAAAATGCTTGACTAGCCTAGCCAGGGCAGCTGCCTGGAAGTAGTCACTGGGAATAGTTCTGGAGAAGGTGGGGAACTGCAGCTTGTCACTCAGACAAGCACAGGTGGCAAAATGGCTCACCTGTATTTAATTGAAAGGAAAGatgcacattttaaacagtGAACGTAACTTCTATTCTTATTCTAGCCAagaatcaatggaaaaaatggaTGCCTATTCACCTAATCAAGAAGACCAAATTGCTATGAAAGCAGCATGCTCATTTTCCAATACATATTTTCCACGTGTCAGTTGGatacataaaaacacaatatgAACACAATATCCTGTATGTATATTCATGCCTCATCTctatatttcaaatacatttttgaacgCAAGGACTATTATATCATAATCATTTCAGGAATGTTATTGGAACATGCAGTGGAGGACTGGGCAGGAGGAGCTCACCTGGGGGATGCCAAAGGGTCCAAGAATTCGGGACATGGCAATAGATGGAGTGGAGCTAGACTCGCCCACAACAGCGTGGACAGTGGCAGACTTTGAGCAGGATTGGTTTTGAAAGAAGACCGGTTCAATGCCATTGGCAAGCTGGAATATCACCTTCACTGCCACTGGCACAAAAGAGCAGGAGTCATGGATCTGGTAGCCCAGAGTTACACCTGGCAGGAGCTCTGAACTGTTGTTGATCTCCTTAATGGCAAAAACCATGGTTCTAGCAAAGCGTACTTCCCGGTAATCCAAACTGTTGTGAACAATGATATGAAGAGTCACAAACATTGACATAAACATAACTGAAAGCAACAAGGTGTGAAAtgacaataatttaaaatatacttTGAAATAAGAGTGGAGCATTACCTGTTCACACCATGAAGATCAACAGATTATGGTTTAAAGTAATCTTGGTTTTGGGGTTATAATAAATAttctatatattttatattctttgacttatggtagaacctatgcacttgtaagtcgctttggattaaaagcgtctgccaaatgactataatgtaaatgtaaatgtaattcattTCTATAATTACAGAACATATATTTCTAAAGTTGCaaatttctcttttttcaccAAAATGTGATCATTTGACTGCTGTAACAGGATATACAATACCTTAAGTTGAAGGCAAGACTGATGGAAAATATATCTTTTGCTAAAAATTAAACAACCCAAATATAATGTACAGTGTATCTTTCAAATAATTTGTAACACAATAAAACAtgcataaaaaatttttttgaacaCTTGTGTTTTAAGATGAAGAGTATGATCACACTGCAGATTAATATCATgaatttttaattcaatttatatttaccctactttctgctttttattgtaatatattttagtaatatatttcacaaaaatagttgtttatatttatagttatgCCTCTCCAGAGTCTGAACAGTCCGCACAGTGGCCTCCGCATTGCACAATGCTCTTCCTCCCTTCACTGACCTCCCTGTACAGCTTGGTGCTTTGGGTCGGCTGGTGTAGTTGTTTTCAGGTGTGTTCACATAGTTGTGGATGGTAAAAACACCTCCGATCacgaagtccccaggctgagatAAAGAAGCAGGTCTGGGGCTCCCCTGCAGTGTGCATCCAGACCCTGAACCTCCCTTTACCAGAGTGAGAGCTCCAGCCACCAGTGCCAGAACCAGCATGATCCACATCACCTCCATGCTTTCAGGACAGGATGTGGCACTCTCTCATGTTTAAATACCCTCCTGGAGCACAGCCCCCTGAGGAAGAGCCATTCCGTCCTTGGTGAACCGCATCAAACCACACAGAGGAGTGGCTATGCATGATTTACAAAATGAccaactgtttttttgtttccagtCCTCACAATAATTATCTTCTCACCACACCAACACAGTAGACCACACACAATAGTTAAACATAACTGAGGAGGGTGatgtaaacacactgacacatgaaTCAAAAAGCTCCTTGACACTCTGATGCAGCAATAATCCCTGTCAGCATCAACTCTCCTACTTCTGAATAATTTGTCAAATATTATATCAATCATATTTAGGGTTCAGTTCACAAAATAAGTTAAAATATTACTTTTGAAAGTAAAGCATAAATACGGAGAATTAACTGTTGATTATATTTAAGTTCTCCATGAACAGTAGTACTCCTACCAGTCCAACCTGTGCATTCTCTGGATATACATGCACACCTGGGGAAAAAATACTGTCACATTGAGAACAAATCACACAATCAGGAACTTGTTGGTCAAGTTCATTttccttcaaaaataaaaataaaaatagccatCCACTTCTAACTGGTGGATTTTATGGCATCTGGTCTGGCTTTATCTACTTCTTCCTGGCTGGCACAGAGTCTTTCAATTGGTCCATATTGACAGTTTCTGCCATTTTGAGCTTGGGCAATCACCAGCTGTTTTCACAGCAGCATTTTCATTCTGAACTTTCTGATCTTCTCAGAAACATCAGTGATGCAGAGCTCCGTTTCCTCCAGGTTTTTCTTGATCTAAAACCATCCTACATTTTGGAAAAGTAAAATTTTCTGAAGTATATTAAGTCTTAGAATGATAACCATTATGATAACTAATGACATAGGAAATCCATTTGTCTTGAGCAAACAGGATGCATGTGTGAACGACTCCATGCTTCTAATACGTGTTTCAAAATGTGACTTCCTCAGTTTATCACTGCATATTAATGTCTAAAATGAGACATCATTTACAAAATTagattgattaaatatttctggaGATATGACTTTGAATGTTGCATTTTTGTAAGACAGAGTTTTGAGAAAACTGGCTTTCAAGATTTTGCTGTGATTTGCTGTCATTTTGCTGCCTTTACTGTAGTAGTtctgcttcaggtgaaagtcttggtttcaatgtactgcaaatcgcAATGTAGTACAGATAGAAGTAATTTAATTGGTTAAAGGATACGGAAATTAATTTGAGTAATGTACTACTCGCTCACCACAATTAATTACAATAGATTCGTTCCCATGGCTGATGGCGATTCCTGACTTTACAGTTTTAGACCAGAATTTGCAGAGGAAGAATTGCAATTAATCCTCCTATTTCTGCAGAAGCAGTTTCTAAGTACTGGAGGATGTAGCAAGGGTTAGATCGGagttattattggcagtgatgcaaactctgtGTTCAGTTGTCCGTGTTCatccgctgtctgtctctctcgctcacgcaaTTGTTCCTCTGTAAATCCCAGTTCAAAACTGTAAAgttgtatttcttcatcaaaatcaaaaagctTGTCCTTTAACTCagcaaagtcagagctgtccgtcatatcgctcaggctagcaaAGGTAGGTTTtgtgatatctgtatgctaacgttaccgtatTTTCTTTGGAGTGTCACGTGATCGTAGGGTCCTGGATTCTCCGGGACTGTCCCGG encodes:
- the LOC133108561 gene encoding extracellular calcium-sensing receptor-like → MVFAIKEINNSSELLPGVTLGYQIHDSCSFVPVAVKVIFQLANGIEPVFFQNQSCSKSATVHAVVGESSSTPSIAMSRILGPFGIPQVSHFATCACLSDKLQFPTFSRTIPSDYFQAAALARLVKHFGWMWIGAVRSDSDYGNNGMAAFLQAAQAEGICVEYSEAFYRTNPRAKVQRVAEVIRRSTARVIVAFIASGDLLVLLSELEGKALPPLQWIGSEAWVTDRKMLRFRLFAGAIGFGIRRSVIPGLRDFLLDLEPAQVSNSPLLTEFWESAFGCSLGGIQTAPGRKPCDGKQNLRDLQNPYTDTSQLRISNMVYKAVYAIAHAMHSIICTEESNTPPHCNASIQIEPWQVTEYLRKVNFTRNGYKVSFDSNGDPVAIYELVNWQVKDGHMQFVTVGHYDASAPDGQVFFMKKNITWAGGQLQVPVSVCSESCPPGTRKAVQRGRPVCCYDCVPCAEGEISNATDSLDCITCSADYWSNAEKDECVPKPVEFLSFHEVLGIILAACSVIGACMSVMVAAVFYRHRDTPIVKANNSELSFLLVFSLKLCFLCSLTFIGRPSAWSCMLRHTAFGITFVLCISCVLGKTIVVLMAFRATLPGSNVMKWFGPLQQRLSIVAFTLIQVLICVLWLTVSPPFPNKNMKHYKEKIILECDVGSAVWFWAVLGYIGLLSILCFLLAFLARKLPDNFNEAKLITFSMLIFCAVWITFIPAYVSSPGKFTVAVEIFAILASSFGLIICIFAPKCFIILFRPEQNTKKHMMGKMPSKSL